One Phycisphaerae bacterium RAS2 DNA window includes the following coding sequences:
- the mrdB gene encoding Peptidoglycan glycosyltransferase MrdB, whose amino-acid sequence MNTSAAAMRSTFSIVSALTRVLPPLGWVILLTSLVLTGLGLLAVWAGGAAQGEDATLATRQLGHLLVGLVGLGIIQVLGYRRIGQYAYLLFGVTLVLLTLLLVAQKVNLAPIIPARRNTFRWIVLGPINIQVSEYAKVVYILALAWYLRFRTNYRSLAGLLGPFVLTLIPLALILKEPDLGTSLLLLPTLMVMLFVAGAKTRHLSLVIALGAIAAPVFYFSPFMNPYQRERIHSLMQQDESNDRWRLGAGYQLHQSKIALGSGRLAGQGLSEGGFFRHNLLPEEHNDFIFAVLGHQWGFIGGLAILSLYMLIIAMGLTVASSTTDPFGRLLAVGVCALICAQTIINVGMTIGLMPVTGMTLPFVSMGGSGLITNYLAIGLLIDVARPRPADLAPRPFEFDHEAYA is encoded by the coding sequence ATGAATACTTCCGCCGCGGCCATGCGAAGCACCTTCTCGATCGTGAGCGCGCTGACGCGCGTGCTGCCTCCTCTCGGCTGGGTCATCCTTCTGACATCGCTCGTGCTGACCGGACTGGGCCTGCTGGCGGTCTGGGCCGGCGGTGCGGCGCAAGGTGAAGACGCCACCCTCGCGACGCGTCAGCTTGGGCATCTGCTCGTCGGACTGGTGGGACTGGGGATCATTCAGGTTCTCGGTTACCGCCGGATCGGGCAGTACGCCTATCTTCTCTTCGGCGTCACGCTTGTGCTTCTCACGTTGCTGCTCGTCGCGCAGAAAGTCAATCTCGCCCCGATCATTCCGGCGCGGCGCAACACCTTTCGCTGGATCGTCCTCGGGCCGATCAACATCCAGGTGTCCGAATATGCGAAGGTTGTCTATATTCTGGCGTTGGCGTGGTACCTGCGTTTTCGCACAAATTACCGCTCGCTGGCCGGCCTGCTCGGCCCGTTCGTGCTCACGCTCATCCCGCTCGCTCTGATCCTCAAGGAGCCGGACCTGGGCACGAGCCTGCTCCTGCTGCCCACGCTCATGGTTATGCTCTTTGTCGCAGGGGCGAAGACCCGCCACCTCTCGCTGGTGATCGCTCTTGGCGCGATCGCCGCGCCGGTGTTCTATTTCTCCCCGTTCATGAATCCCTATCAGCGCGAACGAATTCACTCGCTCATGCAACAGGACGAATCCAACGACCGCTGGCGTCTGGGCGCGGGCTACCAACTCCACCAATCCAAGATTGCCTTGGGCAGCGGCCGACTCGCCGGGCAGGGCCTCTCCGAAGGCGGCTTCTTCCGGCACAATCTTCTGCCCGAGGAACACAACGATTTCATCTTTGCCGTGCTCGGGCATCAGTGGGGCTTTATCGGCGGGTTGGCGATTCTCTCGCTGTACATGCTGATCATCGCGATGGGCCTCACCGTGGCATCGTCCACGACCGACCCGTTCGGCCGACTGCTCGCCGTCGGCGTCTGCGCGCTCATCTGCGCACAGACCATCATCAACGTCGGCATGACCATCGGCCTCATGCCCGTCACCGGCATGACGCTGCCCTTCGTCAGCATGGGCGGCAGCGGACTGATCACCAATTACCTCGCCATCGGGCTGCTCATCGACGTCGCCCGTCCTCGGCCGGCCGATCTCGCGCCGCGGCCCTTCGAGTTTGACCACGAGGCCTACGCATGA
- a CDS encoding HEAT repeat protein: MRYNQHQFAVLIGCVGLSTAACIRPPEPAPLDVQDQSRFRALSIQNLREAAFCDDPVLRMQAMEAIQEVASADAASCIADNIDNGYAGVSFAALMALGDMRRATADGSARLAVANQNRLLQRVRTLAEDRDPNVRIAALYALHAMGDATRTRELADFLLRNTDARVRANAALAIGRLRDPTSIQLLHQGLKREKKDAVKMQILEALASLGDSHGIERLKFYGFSAVPDQAALALMCLANARTIEAEEMFRIRLRDTDYPEIRLQAARGLGRLGFEEGLDTAVRDLFFNRPRRNIANDPPQQQIARVRALAALALEAIDNPTSLGPLWSAFNEPDQSPYVRLAISRAALRLIDGHKSDAARPTGHESHRAPANRVAGTGVED; the protein is encoded by the coding sequence ATGCGATACAATCAACATCAATTCGCCGTTCTGATCGGCTGCGTGGGCTTGAGTACGGCCGCATGCATTCGACCGCCTGAACCGGCGCCACTCGATGTGCAGGATCAATCGCGCTTCCGCGCCTTGAGCATCCAGAACCTGCGCGAAGCCGCGTTCTGCGACGACCCCGTTCTGCGCATGCAGGCCATGGAGGCGATTCAGGAGGTCGCCTCGGCCGATGCCGCATCCTGCATCGCCGACAACATCGACAACGGTTACGCGGGCGTGAGTTTCGCGGCCCTGATGGCCCTGGGCGACATGCGCCGAGCGACCGCCGACGGGTCGGCGCGGTTGGCCGTCGCGAATCAGAATCGGCTGTTGCAGCGCGTGCGGACCCTTGCCGAGGACCGCGATCCCAATGTGCGCATCGCGGCACTGTACGCCCTGCACGCAATGGGAGACGCGACCCGTACCCGGGAACTCGCCGATTTTCTCCTGCGCAATACCGACGCGCGCGTTCGGGCCAATGCCGCGCTAGCCATCGGCCGGCTTCGCGATCCCACGTCGATCCAGCTCCTGCACCAGGGGCTGAAACGCGAAAAGAAGGACGCCGTGAAAATGCAAATCCTCGAGGCGCTCGCGTCGCTCGGCGATTCGCACGGCATCGAGCGACTCAAGTTCTATGGATTCAGTGCCGTGCCCGATCAGGCCGCCCTGGCCCTGATGTGCCTTGCCAACGCGCGAACCATCGAGGCCGAAGAGATGTTTCGCATCCGTCTACGCGACACCGATTATCCGGAGATTCGCCTGCAAGCGGCGCGCGGGCTGGGCCGGCTGGGCTTCGAGGAGGGACTGGACACGGCCGTGCGCGACCTGTTCTTCAACCGGCCCCGGCGCAACATCGCCAACGATCCGCCGCAGCAGCAGATCGCGCGCGTTCGCGCACTGGCAGCGCTGGCGCTGGAAGCCATCGACAACCCCACCTCGCTCGGACCGCTTTGGAGTGCCTTCAACGAGCCGGATCAATCGCCCTATGTCCGGCTGGCGATTTCGCGCGCGGCTCTACGATTGATCGACGGCCACAAGTCCGATGCCGCCCGCCCCACCGGGCATGAATCCCATCGCGCGCCGGCAAACCGAGTCGCCGGCACGGGCGTAGAGGATTAG
- a CDS encoding Penicillin-binding protein — protein MFERRLRIILIVPILMSLVIVARLAHLQLVRGDHYAQQQDAALVAPRQYLPALRGSILDREGRLLVSDEPAHDVTVHYGALSMSDRYLALLADRLRRTRPDLRGADNATLAEEAARQVARMWVRLEAITGTPIADLRRRRDSVCRSVEGLRRYLAGARSEAARRAEADASKPRPFSFGSPPRTDKPANTIHLREDELFHPILRDISPQVRTAVEVELADLPFVRVEPSVRRVAQPDTQSFCHILGRLGQVSPDVLRDDPNAADPLAAYRADDEAGASGVERLCEPMLRGKRGYEELFLDKSLKERGAAQDGLDVQLTIDLDVQQRIADLLATAVAENPPSTGAACVVLDVQTREIIALVSVPTYNPADLRTNYAALRDDTRAVPLRFRAVAEEYQPGSILKPASLLAGLALGAVSTDTRIFCSGALIPGAARWHCWTHWRGMAGHGDVDAVQAIQHSCNIYFYTLGQKLGADALTRFYERFLGLTSAPRGTGLIEERTGIIPTRDWLRDNRKRDVTIADGRNYAIGQGELQITPLQAANLFATLAMGAFREPTLIANDARPRPTYHFDEISPQAWETVRRGVYECVNTEGGTAYKYARMDAVELCGKTGSAECVARVTQWRFHFTVPADGRTATIVAPTIEAAREQLGLPEDTPYSKREIAERYPPPVATGNSASNAKNAAPTHAWFAGYAPFRQPRIALAVILEHGGGGGHAAGPVARQIVEVLMNASKPYLNGRSVVMNDQP, from the coding sequence ATGTTCGAACGCCGTCTGCGAATCATTCTGATCGTCCCGATCCTGATGAGCCTTGTCATCGTGGCGAGGCTTGCGCACCTGCAACTGGTTCGGGGTGACCATTACGCGCAGCAGCAGGACGCCGCCCTGGTTGCGCCGCGCCAATACCTCCCCGCCCTGCGCGGAAGCATCCTCGATCGCGAAGGCCGCCTTCTTGTCTCCGATGAGCCGGCACACGATGTCACGGTGCACTACGGCGCGCTCTCCATGAGCGATCGCTACCTTGCCCTGCTCGCGGACCGGCTGCGGCGAACCCGGCCTGACCTGCGCGGGGCCGACAACGCCACCCTCGCCGAAGAAGCCGCCCGGCAGGTTGCGCGAATGTGGGTCCGGCTCGAGGCCATCACCGGCACACCGATCGCCGACCTGCGACGCCGGCGCGATTCGGTCTGCCGATCGGTCGAAGGCCTGCGCCGTTACCTCGCCGGCGCGAGGTCGGAGGCGGCTCGTCGCGCCGAGGCCGATGCATCCAAACCACGCCCGTTTTCGTTCGGCAGCCCGCCGCGCACCGACAAGCCGGCGAACACGATCCACCTTCGCGAGGATGAACTGTTTCACCCGATCCTGCGTGACATTTCTCCGCAGGTTCGCACCGCCGTCGAAGTCGAACTGGCGGACCTTCCCTTTGTGCGGGTGGAGCCGTCGGTCCGGCGCGTCGCCCAGCCCGACACGCAATCGTTCTGTCACATCCTCGGTCGTCTTGGCCAGGTGTCGCCCGACGTGCTTCGCGACGATCCAAACGCCGCCGACCCGCTTGCGGCCTACCGCGCCGACGACGAAGCCGGCGCCAGCGGCGTCGAGCGATTGTGTGAGCCCATGCTGCGCGGCAAGCGCGGGTACGAGGAGCTTTTTCTCGACAAGAGCCTTAAAGAACGCGGCGCGGCCCAGGACGGCCTCGACGTTCAGCTCACGATCGATCTCGACGTGCAACAGCGCATCGCCGACCTGCTCGCGACCGCCGTCGCCGAGAACCCGCCTTCGACCGGCGCGGCCTGCGTCGTACTCGACGTGCAAACCCGCGAAATCATCGCACTCGTCAGCGTTCCGACCTACAACCCCGCCGATCTGCGCACCAACTACGCCGCCCTCCGCGACGACACGCGTGCCGTGCCGCTGCGATTTCGCGCGGTCGCCGAGGAATACCAGCCCGGGTCGATCCTGAAACCCGCCTCGCTGCTCGCCGGCCTCGCGCTCGGCGCCGTCAGCACCGACACGCGCATCTTCTGCAGCGGCGCGCTCATTCCCGGCGCCGCTCGCTGGCACTGCTGGACGCACTGGCGCGGCATGGCCGGCCACGGTGACGTCGACGCCGTACAGGCCATCCAGCACAGTTGCAACATCTACTTCTACACACTCGGGCAGAAGCTCGGAGCCGACGCCCTGACACGATTCTACGAGCGATTTCTCGGGCTTACATCCGCCCCGCGCGGCACCGGCCTCATCGAGGAGCGCACCGGAATCATTCCCACGCGCGACTGGCTTCGCGACAACCGAAAGCGAGACGTGACTATCGCCGACGGCCGAAACTATGCCATCGGCCAGGGCGAGCTTCAGATCACGCCGCTCCAGGCCGCCAATCTCTTCGCCACGCTTGCCATGGGCGCGTTCCGCGAGCCGACGCTGATCGCCAACGACGCCCGGCCGCGACCGACTTATCACTTTGACGAAATCTCGCCGCAGGCATGGGAGACGGTCCGCCGCGGCGTGTACGAGTGCGTCAACACCGAGGGCGGCACGGCGTACAAATACGCCCGCATGGACGCGGTCGAACTCTGCGGCAAAACCGGCAGCGCCGAATGCGTCGCGCGCGTGACCCAGTGGCGGTTTCACTTCACCGTGCCCGCTGACGGCCGCACCGCAACGATTGTCGCCCCCACAATTGAGGCGGCTCGCGAGCAGCTTGGCCTGCCCGAAGACACTCCATATTCAAAGCGCGAAATCGCAGAGCGCTACCCGCCGCCTGTCGCCACCGGCAACAGCGCGTCGAATGCCAAGAACGCCGCCCCCACCCACGCATGGTTCGCCGGGTACGCGCCCTTTCGGCAACCGCGCATCGCGCTGGCCGTCATCCTCGAACACGGCGGAGGTGGCGGCCATGCCGCCGGGCCGGTCGCTCGCCAGATTGTCGAAGTCCTGATGAACGCTTCGAAGCCCTACTTGAACGGCCGATCCGTGGTGATGAACGACCAGCCATGA
- the lnt gene encoding Apolipoprotein N-acyltransferase: MKTAGKPSSRENAPSTRADVAAPRAPGERFRTPTRLVGTIAKIESRKSLIILSGLSLLMCCLMFPRPGWWWLSYICLTPWLIAVCAARRARSMYFASWLLGLGFFFININWMYPVTREGYLALGAFFSLSFPLVAWPVRHLYMRHNVSLALSVPVVWTALEYARSLGPTGFPWVLLGHTHYEQLTFIQISDLAGAYAVSFVLAMINGWITDLLIQPILIWRSQQGTRLPIGSLTTLIVVGGTLIYGSAQRSTRHLQRGPRVALVQHDFPMYVDERRARSTVETIFDCHLELAKQATLGGPDGHDKPDLIVLPETVMSGWINDEFLDAPPTALEEIIRRRYPRRQVAMLRYYQDFGKRVREAFQTLADQSGIPIVLGSSAMEWKPTAIPPRADSFNSAYLLLPGQKRPAARYDKIHLVLFGEYVPFRFTQRWLYDFLNGMTPWGRGGVEYSLSPGEQFNAFEIPVVSAAPSATSLDSTSAPTSAPIESASQIRTYRAGTPICYEEIMPYVPRAFVRGGSTGEKNIDMLLTISNDGWFLHSAELEQHLAAAVFRAVENRIAVARSVNTGASATIHPNGRIHMRVRISDEKLARLDALDRALIAVGEHLDKMERLADTTAGAADAKEYTSAWSQLNILISKELLAACLSVGPEMKSFHARLASMFPDLIRRDPAARAEAYEDWRDQLALDRETIERWKRHPDQAPGIGVGELKLDNRLTLYSQWGDWLGQGALALYGMIVLDWLLRRLRRQRA, encoded by the coding sequence GTGAAAACGGCCGGCAAGCCATCCTCACGCGAGAACGCACCCTCCACCCGAGCGGATGTCGCCGCGCCGCGCGCTCCCGGCGAGCGATTTCGCACCCCGACTCGCCTGGTTGGCACGATCGCCAAGATTGAAAGCCGCAAGTCGCTCATCATCTTGAGCGGCCTGTCTCTGCTGATGTGCTGCCTGATGTTCCCCCGGCCGGGGTGGTGGTGGCTTTCTTACATCTGCCTGACGCCGTGGCTGATCGCCGTGTGTGCCGCCCGGCGGGCGCGGTCCATGTACTTCGCGAGCTGGCTGCTGGGACTGGGTTTCTTCTTCATCAACATCAACTGGATGTACCCCGTTACGAGAGAGGGCTACCTCGCCCTCGGTGCGTTCTTCTCGCTGTCTTTTCCGCTGGTCGCCTGGCCCGTACGGCATTTGTACATGCGGCACAATGTTTCGCTTGCGTTGAGCGTGCCCGTCGTCTGGACCGCCCTGGAGTACGCCCGCTCACTCGGACCGACCGGATTCCCCTGGGTGCTCCTGGGCCACACCCACTACGAGCAACTCACGTTCATTCAAATCAGCGATCTCGCCGGGGCTTATGCCGTCAGCTTCGTCCTCGCCATGATCAACGGCTGGATCACCGACCTGCTGATCCAGCCCATCCTCATCTGGCGTTCACAACAGGGCACGCGCCTTCCCATCGGCTCGCTCACGACGCTGATTGTTGTCGGCGGCACGCTCATCTACGGCAGCGCCCAGCGTTCGACGCGCCACCTCCAGCGCGGACCCCGTGTCGCGCTGGTCCAACACGATTTTCCCATGTACGTTGACGAACGCCGCGCGCGGTCCACCGTCGAAACGATCTTCGACTGCCACCTGGAACTCGCAAAGCAAGCTACGCTCGGCGGGCCGGACGGTCACGACAAGCCCGATCTGATTGTCCTGCCCGAAACGGTGATGAGCGGGTGGATCAACGACGAGTTCCTCGATGCCCCACCCACGGCGCTGGAGGAAATCATCCGCCGCCGGTACCCCAGGCGACAGGTCGCGATGCTGCGGTACTACCAGGATTTTGGGAAGCGCGTGCGCGAAGCCTTCCAAACTTTGGCCGATCAGTCCGGCATCCCCATCGTGCTCGGTTCGTCGGCGATGGAATGGAAGCCGACCGCCATTCCCCCGCGGGCTGACTCGTTCAACTCGGCTTACCTGCTGCTTCCGGGGCAGAAACGCCCGGCCGCCCGCTACGACAAGATTCACCTCGTCCTGTTCGGCGAATACGTACCGTTTCGATTCACCCAACGCTGGCTGTACGACTTCCTGAACGGCATGACTCCGTGGGGCCGCGGTGGTGTTGAATACTCCCTCTCGCCGGGTGAACAGTTCAACGCATTTGAAATTCCCGTCGTCAGCGCCGCGCCGTCGGCGACGTCGCTCGATTCGACTTCCGCGCCAACGTCCGCCCCGATCGAATCCGCTTCTCAAATTCGAACCTATCGCGCCGGCACGCCGATCTGTTACGAAGAGATCATGCCCTACGTCCCTCGCGCCTTTGTCCGCGGGGGCAGTACCGGTGAGAAGAACATCGACATGCTCCTCACCATCAGCAACGACGGCTGGTTCCTGCATTCGGCGGAACTTGAGCAGCACCTTGCGGCCGCGGTCTTTCGTGCCGTGGAGAACCGCATCGCGGTCGCACGAAGCGTGAATACCGGAGCCAGCGCCACGATCCATCCGAACGGGCGCATCCACATGCGCGTACGCATCAGCGATGAAAAACTCGCCCGGCTCGACGCCCTTGACCGCGCACTGATCGCCGTTGGCGAGCATCTGGACAAGATGGAGCGCCTCGCCGACACAACAGCCGGCGCCGCCGACGCGAAGGAATACACCTCCGCCTGGTCGCAATTGAACATTCTGATTTCAAAAGAGCTTCTCGCAGCGTGTTTGAGCGTAGGACCGGAGATGAAATCCTTCCACGCGCGGCTGGCGTCGATGTTCCCCGACCTGATCCGGCGCGATCCGGCCGCTCGGGCCGAGGCCTACGAAGATTGGCGCGACCAACTCGCGCTCGACCGTGAGACGATCGAGCGGTGGAAGCGCCACCCGGACCAGGCGCCGGGCATCGGCGTCGGTGAACTGAAGCTCGACAACCGCCTTACACTTTACTCGCAGTGGGGCGACTGGCTGGGCCAGGGCGCCCTGGCGCTGTATGGTATGATCGTGCTGGACTGGCTGCTGCGGAGGCTGCGGCGGCAACGCGCGTAG
- the yrrB_6 gene encoding TPR repeat-containing protein YrrB, whose amino-acid sequence MPQSRQPDESACDAAPRWVWVAAGLIAVATLAAYLPAMQGGFIWDDDAHVTAPELRSTGGLLRIWFDIGATQQYYPLLHSAFWIQHKLWGDWPVGYHIVNALLHALSAVLVLFIVRRLLHTAQTPWANPTAALAAAVFALHPVHVESVAWITELKNTLSGVFYLSAMALYLRFDESRRAKWHAFALMLFVCGLLTKTVTATLPAALLVILWWLRGRLTLRRDVAPLLIWFALGAAAGLFTAWVEHDLIGAKGEEFELSAMQRGLLAGRVVWFYLGKLFWPANLVFIYPRWDVNPSAPSQWLFSVALIVLVAALFLLRRRSRAPLAALLFFIGTLFPVLGFFNVYPFLFSFVADHFQYLASLGIIVFICAAIMRSVPARASRFAFALPFVIPLALAMLTFRQCGLYADGQTLYRTTIDRNPACWMAHNNLGVEYKNAGRIDDALACYRRALALRPNYPEAWNNIGLALTELGDPRGAADAYQQALKLRPANPGVLSNLGTLLTRVGRHADAIARHEAALRLDPNDPQLHGNLGVSLQAAGRYADAVSHYHRSLESNPDQPGVRLQISLCEAAMKPPPQAIAAYAEIIRANPDNSQAYFARAVLLAQTGRRDDAISDYRRALEINPDHFEAHNNLATLLALAGRHTEAIPHFEQAVRLRPDFVEIRMNLAVAYAAVRQADRAREAAQIALDQARANGRIELVKKIEDWIRANSAAPKP is encoded by the coding sequence ATGCCGCAATCTCGACAACCCGACGAATCCGCTTGCGACGCCGCGCCGCGTTGGGTATGGGTTGCAGCGGGACTGATCGCCGTCGCGACGCTCGCCGCCTACCTCCCCGCGATGCAAGGCGGCTTCATTTGGGACGATGATGCCCATGTCACCGCGCCGGAACTCCGCTCAACCGGCGGACTTCTGCGAATCTGGTTCGACATCGGTGCGACCCAGCAATACTACCCACTGCTCCATAGCGCCTTTTGGATTCAACACAAACTCTGGGGCGACTGGCCCGTCGGCTATCACATCGTCAACGCGCTCCTGCACGCGCTTTCGGCAGTGCTCGTGCTTTTCATCGTGCGGCGCTTGCTACACACCGCGCAGACTCCGTGGGCAAACCCAACCGCCGCACTGGCGGCAGCCGTGTTTGCCCTGCATCCCGTTCACGTCGAGTCGGTCGCGTGGATCACCGAACTGAAAAACACGCTTTCCGGCGTATTCTATCTTTCGGCGATGGCGCTCTACCTGCGATTCGACGAGTCCCGTCGCGCAAAATGGCACGCCTTCGCTCTAATGCTTTTCGTTTGCGGACTGCTCACCAAGACCGTCACCGCCACGCTCCCCGCCGCATTGCTCGTAATCCTCTGGTGGCTGCGCGGTCGACTTACGCTGCGTCGCGATGTCGCGCCACTGTTGATCTGGTTCGCGCTCGGCGCTGCGGCCGGCCTCTTCACCGCGTGGGTCGAGCATGACCTGATCGGCGCGAAGGGCGAAGAATTCGAGCTTTCCGCGATGCAGCGCGGCCTCCTCGCCGGGCGCGTCGTCTGGTTTTATCTCGGTAAGCTGTTCTGGCCCGCAAACCTGGTCTTCATCTACCCCCGATGGGACGTGAACCCGTCCGCGCCGAGCCAGTGGTTGTTTTCCGTTGCGCTGATCGTGCTCGTCGCGGCGTTGTTCCTGCTCCGCCGTCGAAGCCGCGCACCGCTTGCCGCCCTGCTCTTCTTCATCGGAACACTCTTCCCCGTTCTCGGTTTCTTTAACGTGTACCCGTTCCTATTCTCGTTTGTCGCTGATCATTTCCAGTACCTGGCCAGCCTCGGCATCATCGTCTTCATCTGCGCAGCGATCATGCGAAGCGTTCCGGCCCGAGCGAGCCGCTTCGCCTTCGCACTTCCCTTTGTCATTCCATTGGCACTCGCCATGCTGACCTTCCGCCAATGCGGCCTCTATGCCGACGGGCAGACACTCTACCGCACCACGATCGACCGAAACCCGGCCTGCTGGATGGCCCACAACAACCTCGGCGTGGAGTACAAGAACGCGGGCCGCATCGACGACGCACTCGCCTGCTACCGCCGCGCCCTCGCCTTGCGCCCAAACTACCCGGAAGCATGGAACAACATCGGCCTTGCGCTCACTGAACTCGGCGACCCGCGCGGCGCGGCCGACGCCTATCAGCAGGCGCTCAAACTTCGCCCCGCGAACCCCGGCGTCTTGAGCAACCTCGGCACGCTCCTGACGCGCGTGGGTCGGCACGCTGACGCCATCGCTCGGCACGAAGCCGCCTTGCGGCTCGACCCGAACGACCCGCAGTTGCACGGCAATCTCGGCGTGTCCCTACAGGCTGCCGGCCGTTATGCCGACGCGGTGTCACACTATCACCGGTCGCTCGAATCAAACCCCGATCAGCCCGGTGTGCGACTTCAAATTTCCCTTTGCGAGGCAGCCATGAAACCGCCACCCCAGGCCATCGCCGCCTACGCTGAAATCATCCGCGCGAACCCTGACAACTCGCAGGCTTATTTCGCTCGCGCGGTGCTCCTGGCGCAGACGGGCCGCCGCGACGACGCGATATCCGATTATCGCCGCGCGCTCGAGATCAACCCCGACCACTTCGAGGCACACAACAATCTCGCCACGCTTCTTGCTTTGGCAGGCCGACACACCGAAGCGATTCCGCATTTCGAACAAGCCGTCCGTCTGCGGCCGGACTTCGTGGAGATTCGAATGAATCTTGCCGTGGCATATGCCGCGGTTCGACAGGCCGATCGCGCCCGCGAGGCGGCGCAAATCGCCCTCGATCAGGCCCGTGCAAACGGCCGAATCGAACTCGTAAAGAAAATCGAAGACTGGATTCGTGCCAACTCCGCCGCCCCAAAGCCGTAA
- a CDS encoding rod shape-determining protein MreD, giving the protein MRWIPFAILLYLTAVLQSTLAPFLAVHSIRPDFLVIVAVHYALAARATDALIACWIIGFVTDLTTLSIGEYGNVGIHAFAFGLAALAIVALREITFRESVITQIVCTFLARVVVAGVTGLHLLWVADAWSRTGEILLVGVYSAAYTAAIAPYGHWLLRRGRGLLGIGVTHRLRVG; this is encoded by the coding sequence ATGCGCTGGATTCCATTCGCCATTCTCCTTTATCTCACCGCCGTGCTCCAATCCACCCTGGCGCCCTTTCTCGCCGTTCACAGCATTCGGCCTGATTTCCTCGTCATCGTCGCCGTGCATTACGCGCTCGCGGCCCGCGCGACGGATGCCCTCATCGCCTGCTGGATCATCGGCTTCGTGACCGACCTGACGACCTTGAGCATCGGGGAGTACGGCAACGTCGGCATTCACGCGTTCGCGTTCGGACTGGCAGCGCTCGCCATCGTCGCCCTCCGCGAGATTACCTTCCGCGAGAGCGTCATCACTCAAATCGTGTGCACATTTCTCGCGAGAGTCGTGGTCGCCGGGGTCACGGGCCTGCACTTGCTATGGGTGGCTGACGCCTGGAGTCGAACTGGTGAGATTCTCCTCGTTGGCGTCTATAGCGCCGCGTACACGGCTGCGATCGCACCCTATGGTCATTGGCTGCTGCGCCGCGGCCGCGGGCTGCTTGGAATTGGTGTCACGCATCGCCTGCGCGTAGGATAA
- the moaC1 gene encoding Cyclic pyranopterin monophosphate synthase accessory protein 1: protein MKRRSTRRRPPPKRNASRRASNAAKLSHLDHRGAARMVDVSQKKVTRRRAVASAWVHMAPATLRRISTGKMPKGDVFAVARLAGIAAAKRTPDFIPLCHVLPLDAVEITLEPISAKTVCIRATAVARARTGVEMEALVAVSAAALALYDMCKAVDRGIVIGPVCLEEKAGGRSGRWKRPRSA from the coding sequence ATGAAACGCCGCTCGACTCGCCGCCGCCCGCCGCCGAAGCGCAACGCATCGCGCCGCGCATCGAATGCCGCGAAACTATCACACCTTGATCATCGCGGCGCGGCCCGCATGGTCGACGTGTCGCAGAAGAAAGTCACGCGCCGCCGCGCGGTCGCGTCCGCCTGGGTTCACATGGCCCCGGCAACGCTGCGCCGCATCTCCACCGGCAAGATGCCGAAGGGCGATGTCTTCGCCGTGGCACGCCTCGCCGGCATCGCCGCCGCCAAGCGAACCCCCGACTTCATTCCGCTTTGCCACGTCCTGCCGCTCGATGCCGTCGAGATCACCCTTGAGCCTATCTCCGCGAAGACCGTCTGCATCCGCGCGACCGCCGTCGCTCGCGCGCGAACCGGCGTGGAGATGGAGGCCCTGGTCGCCGTGTCCGCCGCCGCCCTCGCGCTGTACGACATGTGCAAGGCCGTCGACCGCGGCATCGTCATCGGCCCCGTTTGCCTCGAGGAAAAAGCCGGGGGACGATCCGGCCGCTGGAAGCGCCCGCGAAGCGCCTGA